One Ctenopharyngodon idella isolate HZGC_01 chromosome 3, HZGC01, whole genome shotgun sequence genomic window, GTATAACATGTTCAAGTAAGAATGTGATTTACCTACTCCAGTGTCCATGTCCATTAGGGTATGTCGGAAAAACATCAAGATCTTTGAGGATTCGAGTCAGTGAACATAAATCCGCTATTCGCAGACACGATGTAACCTCTCGGATTGCCAGACATTTCATTGAATCTAATCACCGTATTGAACAACTCACTTGAGATAGGTTTTGAGATAGGTTTAAAGGTTTAAATGAAGATTATGatctttcttgtttttttatatatatatatatatatatatatatttttttttttttttttttttttttttttttctttctttctttgggtACAATGTTTATGAACGGCTATGTTGCCTAGATGTGCTATTGTatcccatttatttatttatttatttatttttgatagaGCTATTCTGGTGTCTATTTTTTGAAGTATCTATTCTGGTGTCTTGTAAATcattgttgtgtgttttgtcaGATATGTGATTTACTCTTGTCATTCTTCAATTGTGACCTATTATGGACTTGAACTGAAGTTTGTGGACTGATTATCTGATTGCTTGAATCATGATTGTGAGCACCTGTGGATTTATAGTGCATTTTCTATATTaagccaagtcaagtcaagtcccctttatttatatagcgctttttacaatgtagattgtgtcaaagcagctttacagtgataactggtatacaaacccgattccaaaaaagttaagacactacaaattgtgaataaaaaagaaatgcaataatttacaaatctcataaacttatattttattcacaatagaatatagataacatatcaaatgttgaaagttagacattttgaaatgtcatgccaaatattggctcattttggatttcatgagagctacacattccaaaaaagttgggacaggtagcaataagaggccggaaaagttaaatatacatataaggaacagctggaggaccaatttgcaacttattaggtcaattggcaacatgattgagTATAAAAAGAgtctctcagagtggcagtgtctctcagaagtcaagatgggcagaggatcaccaattcccccaatgctgtgacgaaaaatagtggagcaatatcagaaaggagtttctcagagaaaaattgcaaagagtttgaagttatcatcatctacagtgcataatatcatccaaagattcagagaatctggaacaatctctgtgcgtaagggtcaaggccggaaaaccatactggatgcccgtgatcttcaggcccttagacggcactgcatcacatacaggaatgctactgtaatggaaatcacaacatgggctcaggaatacttccagaaaacattgttggtgaacacaatccaccgtgccattcgccgttgccggctaaaactctataggtcaaaaaagaagccatatctaaacatgatccagaagcgcagacgttttctctgggccaaggctcatttaaaatggactgtggcaaagtggaaaactgttctatggtcagacgaatcaacatttgaaattctttttggaaaactgggacgccatgtcatccggactaaagaggacaaggacaacccaagttgttatcagcgctcagttcagaagcctgcatctctgatggtatggggttgcatgagtgcgtgtggcatgggcagcttacacatctggaaaggcaccatcaatgctgaaaggtatatccaagttctagagcaacatatgctcccatccagtaTGAACGTCTTTTAAATAGAactgttcattttaaattccGTATAAAACTTAAATACTTGTTTGTAACCAAAAATCTtgccaaaatgtaaaatcttaaccttttcaaaacatttaaacaactgAAAACACTGGTCCAATTATGAAAGGTGCATCCACACTCCAGATATTGTTATCCAAACTTAAGTCCTTGGATCATCCTGCAAAATAGGAAATTATCAGTTAGAacctttaattgtaaaaataaataaataaataatacaaaaataaattaattataaaattacaaccttatattaaaataattataaaaaattaagttaaaatgtaatgtatttaataGCCATATTCTACActtttagaacatattttttctttatgtcCCCATATTTGAAATCATATGATGTACAAAGAAATCtctatgaatatttttttttaagaattatcTGTTCTATACACATTCATATACATACATTTGCGTGTGTGAAATTTTAAGGATGACAGCGCACACAGAAACGGCTAACAtacagtcaaaagtttggaaacggtaagatttttaatgtttttaaaaaaagtttcatctgctcaccaaggctgcatttatttaattaaatatacagtaaaaacagtactattgtgaaatattattacaatttaaaataactgttttctgtttgaatatattttataaagtaattttttcttgtgatcaaagctgaattttcagcatcattattccagtcttcagtgtcacatgatccttcagaaatcattctaatatgatgattctAATAGGCCtattgccccccccccccccccactttaacgcgttaaaaatattttcatttaatgtaattaacgTAGTACTTGTTTTCTGCATTATATGATCAAGCTTTTAttcatgcttttaaaccattcaagcgcaacaAAGGCAAaagagaacgcgctgtctgtgaatgtcctgcctatgtaacacacacaccgcacgcgccagtatcgagttctcttctgctcttaacgaaccataacacacacaaattatgccaaaatgtctgttttgtcgagtgtttttcagtaagagtAACCAACCACTCAAGCAATTGCcgttaatttgaaagtgaaagtcggcctttccgtaacaaaacattgaaagctcagccgaacagttgatcatagctgtacagggtgggtttttatttttcctgtcaaAAACATTCCTAGTTTCGGAGAGCGCAGTTCACAGCAATGACAGACGGCACGGGAGCGCAAGCACTTTGGAAACAAGGAGAAAGCGACGTGGACAtgctttccacgcgtttttagacgcgatatgtgaacggccccataagcgttttttattaaaaaaaaaaaaaaaagtggtagaGTCCCCGCCCCATTCGGTGACACCGGTATTACCGGTGTTGTCACATGTCGATTAACCGGTGGGAAAATGTTCTCACCGAACCAATATCGCAGACTGACCTTGATGGCGACGACAACCGGCTAGGAATATAATGACCTACGCGATCCTGAAAGAACCGGAGAAAAGTGCTGCTACTTGGAGGTGAGTTGTTGTAGTCTACCAgttaacaaacttttttttttttttttgctttaacaaACGAAGAGCGAGATTTCGGCTTGATATCTCctttttgagtttgtgtgtggtTGTTTATGGCACATGTTTGTATGCAGCACCAAAACGCCCCGTTCATATGATTGGTCAAATCGGCCCGTATTCTGTACGatattaattcataaagtgTTGTATGCTTGACTATGTACCGAAAACAATATCGACATGACATACTGATACAGTTCCCTGCTGCTACTCATTTACTGTTCAACAATAGTATTGGTTCAATGTAGGATTAAGACAGACTGTTGTAAACGTGAATAAAGAGTTGATCATGCTGTGTGACCTCATATCTTTTATATATTCTGTTAACAGATGCTGTTCTTCACGAGTTTCTGCAGTCACTGCCTCTGTGTTGCGGCCATCAGACACAATAATGAGAAGCTCATCAGAAAATTGAATATaatgtgtaatttgtatttgtgtatagAGGGTCACCATTGGTCCaataatttttgttctttaatgaaaaacatgGTAAGTTTTGCTGAATCTAtgttaagtttaaataaaaactattggATTTGTTAATGAAATATGTCTCTTCATTAGTGATgttgttacattttaatttattttaatggcctTGAAAACAGATGCATTCAACTTTGGAAAAAAATCACCTAagtatttaaatacaattataataCTGTATTGTGTGAGCTTATGTAATTCAAAGTAggctacagtagtcaacatttgaagtggatcaaaaaagttcagcaaagttgtcctaagaagaaggttttaggacaacttagaTTAAAGGTTGACGCGTTCTccggcgcaatgatattactcagcgtctctcacaaatgtctccatcgttgcaaggcacgctccctgtgctagcagggggtcacaggcgctgtgtaatatcattgcgcctgctgcactcATGGttcggcagcaaagttccttgatgattacgccagaatgagagtgtagttcctagccatatcggcctagaaaatcgcaacttttcatttactgtcagtcttagtacacgatgtaactacagaagagtcaagttttaaataggagaaatattgaaactcattggtcatttttgagcgagatgctaacggtctaatccgattcaatgaactatgctaagctatgctaaaagtggtaccgccagacccggagatcggctgaatggattcgaaaacggtaaaactcaactgtttaactctaggggagttggaaaatgagccgattttcaaaaaaagtggactGTTCCTTTAATGATCCCGATTGTTGCGtcacagtcggtgttatgttgagattcgcctgttcTTCAGAGGTCTTTTGCACAAATCAAACTTACATAAGAAGGAgtaaacaatggtgtttgagacccactgtatgtcatttccatgtacagaactctaATTATTTAACTATGTCGAGGTAAAATCAATTttcaattctagggcacctttaaaaaaaacaactgacctaaatatgattttcagttaTAATAATAGGCTACatcctaaaattcaacattagtaGGCTGACTTACTTTTCACCATCAGCACGCACTCAGAGCAGAGAATCCCCCGGTTCTTGACTAATTTTCAGTCAGACTTGTAAATTCATTCACTGGAGAGTCGCTCTGAatggatcattgaatcagtgagttgttgactcGAGAACAGTTGCTATACGTTCAGTCCAATTCGTGAATTAattgttgatgtgatttgtgaaccaATTTAACAGGATGATTAAAAAGAATCAGTTCATGCACGAATTGGACACCgcttttgcgtctctgagcatgtgaccgtttcttcattttaaaataaggagtaatgatattttttatgaaatgtagtggagtaaaaagtacgatCTTATGCTTTGGATTGTAGTGaggtaaaagtaaaagttgctcaaaataaaaataggcCTACTCTAGTAAAGTACTGGCAGCACGTGGTTTCGCACAGACTTAAACAAAGACAGACATTCCGACACAgaacacacatttcaaagtagaatatcTGGCTGTAGCATTGCTTTTCTGAGAAACAAATAGGTGAACTTTGCATGTTTACTAagtatctgcaaacatattggggtattttttatgctttattaaagtgaaaatcttacatatagcccctttaaggATCAAGATCAAGTTATCTGCATTTCCTGCGCTTCATCAAGCTACTCCCATAATACTATCTGTCCCGGTTTAAATTAATGCATGCACGGCATAGACTGTACATCATGTGTGTAAAActccaataaaattattaaattttataaaattatatgaattaatctCTCAATGAGTAAAACTGGCAGTGTCTATATTACactacattataatattatttgcaaatttatttttaaatcattattatccCTGGTTTACATTAGAGTAGTCTACTCCTGTGGAAAAGTAGCAGTGGCTTGGACAAACTTTGAGCATCACCTCTGCTTAAAAAGATGCAatctaatcctgtttacatgaaatcCCGAGCAGGTTTGAGTTTATGGATCTGTTGCTATGACAGCGAGTCCAGGATGAGCGTCGAAGAACCGAACAATCCAAGATCATGCCAAATCGTCATCAATCAAATCCAGCTGACTGAGTTAGCGACGTACGAAGAACGGGCCCCAGAACGCAACTGTTTAGACCAATGAGGATTAAGCTGTGTCGTCATCAAGTGGTTTCTCAAAGTAGAAGTTGATTCACTCCTCCACTTCACAACAGACCTGCAGCACTATCTGTCCCTTCAGCTCTTCTGTCGCTGTTTACCAGATCTTCAACCTTTATGATCACATTTATGGCtttttgtgtttaaatgtaGCATTTAGGAACTTGGGAAATGAGGAACTTGTAATTTGAAACCGTTCACCGAAAtgccaaaaaatataaatgacatGGACATGTTTATATTCATCTGTTTGTGCTTATGGAGTCTGAATGGTAAGTATTTTATGGCTTTATTTCTGTATAAAGTCTATTATCATTTGTGCACATACAATCCATCATGTTATTTCAGTCATTTCCACGTTTTGTCATTGAACTCAATTATCTTTGTTCATGatgttattttgtaattttttcgTCACACATTATTGAATTGTACATTGAAATTAGTGAAGTGCGGTTGTgcagatttttgtttatttatttatttttcaaattaacAAAAACTCCAAATgtggtgtttgtgtttgtgttcaggtgtgtttgttgctgatgcagtgaagtCAGAGTCAGTGACTGAgggagaatcagtctctctgaaCTCTAGTTTCACTCAAATACAGACACATGAAGAGATCGAGTGGAAGTTTGGTGACTTTCTCATAGCTACAGTAAATAACAAAGAGAGCAAGTTTTATGATGAAAGTGCTGAAGGGAGATTCAGAGGCAGACTGAAACTggatcagactggatctctgaccatcatcaacagcagaaccacagactctggactttatacagtctccagcagcagcagagacACGATCAACACGATCAATCTCACTGTCTATGGTGAGGAGAGAGTTACTGTCTGTTGACTAAATTCACCAGATAATGTTACTgagaatattataaaatgatagAGAATTCTGTGATGATGCTGATCATTTGTGCATTTTATCCAGAAGATCACAGTGATTTCTACTGAATCTgatttattctgtcatgttttcagctcgtctgcctgttcctgtcatcagcagtaactcttcatcttcatcatcatcatcatgttcattggtgtgttcagctgtgaatgtgagtcatgtgactctctcctggttcAAAGGAAACAGTGTATTCTCCAGCATCAgagtgtctgatctcagcagccGGTCTGATCTTCTTCTCCATCTGGAGTGTGTGGATGAttcctacagctgtgtgctgaacaatcccatcagaaaCCAGACTCAACACCTCAACAacactcaactctgtcacacatgtgctGCAGGTACTTCACTGATGAtatctgtatatatgtatattttcacaaatgaaatgaacaataattatatatttatgttgctCATTTCTTCTCTCACAAGACCGTATCCACTGTTGTGGCTTTACTGAAGCTGTGATCCGATTGGCTCTCTCTGCTCtggtgggcgtggctactgtggTTGTTCTGGTTTATGACATCAGATCCAGAAGTCTTCAACAGAAGAAGAGCGTCCAGAAATAACCATCAAACTCCGAAAAATAAGATACTGAGGAAGGTAGAGATGTTCTTGAACAACTGTAGATGTAATATTACaagaaatatcattttaaaaatcattatcattttGTTCAGAATCTAAACTCTCATTTTTAGTTTACTCCTTTTCTAATTTTCACATCACAAATTTATTAGAGTACCTGTCATAATATAACAcagatattttacaaatatgtcaaaaacttgtttaaaactaaaaaaaaaaaaaaacatttatttgctaaaattattaatttattaggAAATAAATAGTCATTAAAATAGTTACACATAATaaccaaataaatgtaatatattgtatGGCCTCCTCTGTTTTCATGTACTTTTACACAGTCTCTGTTGTTAGTGACTATTTTTTCTGCCTTTCTTATAAAACAGTAAATTTGAAAAATTTCAAGCTCAAAGAATCCCGCTCAATGACATAATGATCTTGAAAACCGTTAtctaaataaaagcattaataagATTATTACTTGTTTGCTGACAGATTGTTGGGGGTTATGCTATAGTGCATCTGGAAAttattcacagcgcttcactttttccacattttgttatgttaaagccttattccaaaagagataaaattcattatttttctcaaaattctacaaacaataatgacaacgtgaaagaagtttgtttgaaatctttgcaaatgtataaaaaaaaaaaaaaaaaaaaaacacatgtaaaGTATTAACAAAGAgatgttttcttgttttttatgatGTTTCTCAGTCTTTAATCTCTCATGTGGTGATGTTTTTAGTGTGAACAGACAGACTTTAATAAGTGGAAATCATTTCCTTTGAATAGACAAGTGACTATATTTGTTAGATTATTTAGTTTTAAGTCAGAAGagattttttaattgttattttgggtcaagtgcacattttaaatatttgttcttgtgaaataaaacaataaatcatttaaaagtttttcaggATCTGCATGTGTCTTCAATGTAGCAATAACCTGATGAGAAGGAAAAAGGATGATGGATGATGTGACGCCAGGACAGAGATGAGCAGAACTGTATAAATCTGAACTATATATTATTTCCACAAACAAGTGCAAATTATTgcatttttcttaaatacattAGGGGTTTTTAATATCAGTATAAAGCCAACACAAAACTTGCCTTTGAAAAGTGGGGCATGGTTAAAGCATAAATCATTTATTgtgcttatttttaaaaaattgcatttataattgttttttaaagaaataaaataggCTAACATTAGATGCTCATGAAGAATCAGTTGCAGAATCTGCTGCCATACAtgattttatccaaagcgacttacaagtgaggaatacaacaagcgattCATCATGAcgaggcaaatagacacaagaGATGCTCATAATACAAGTTTTAGGCAGTGctcagagtatcataagctacaaTAGAGAGGGATTAAAGGAAGTGAAAGGATAGGAAtaagaaggtttttttttttttttttttttttttttttaagatgaggttaagtgctcacaaaagagatgagttttcagctgtctttagaatattgccagggattctgcattccggaTAAAGGCAGGaagatcattccaccagcaaggaacagAGAACGAGAATGTCCTGGAGAGTGATTTCAAGCCTCTCAGTGATCGGACCACAAGCCTTCGCGCATTTAATGAGCGTAGACTCCTGGTAGGAGTGTAGACTTGTAAGAGTGAGTGGAAGTAGGAGGGTGCTGAGCCTGTGGTAGATCTGTAAGCAAGCGTCAACGCCTTGAACTTGATGCGAGCAGCAAGTGGTAGCCAGtgaagagagatgaagagaagCGTGACGTGGGCTCTTTTGGGCTCGTTAAAGACAAGACGTGCTGCAGcgttctgaatcatttgtagaggTTTGTTTTGCACATGATGGAagtccagccagaagagcactgcagtaatcaagcctagaaatgaTCAGGGCCTGGACCAGAAGTTGTGTTGCATGTTGTGTTAGAAAGAGCCTGATTTTCCTGATGTTGTGTAGTGAAAATCTGAATGACCGAGCTGTCTTTGCAGTGTGGTCTTTAAAGGTCAGTTGTCATCAAGGATTACTCCAAGATTTCTGGCCGAATTTGATGGGGCAATTGAATAATTGATGGGGTAGAGGATGTTTTTCTGTTGGAAAAACATCCTCTACCAATTTTACCGGAGTAAATGAAAGGTACATTCTTGGTGTGAGATGAGTAACCACTGAGATAATGTTGATGAACTCATTGGCTCAGAATTGGATTTcagtaatatttcaatatttcataACATGACATTTTAGCAAACTTCAGGTAAGTAATTTTATGGCTTAATttctgtgtttattattattattaccacaAACAAATCATTCTGTTATTATCAATCTTTTGTTTTCATGTGTTATTAGACTAATATAAACATTTGCTCGTGATGTTATTATTCTTATCCAATGATTGTTTCAAATTGAGGAAAAACTCCAAATCCGGTGACTCTCCagagtgtttgtgtttgtgttcaggtgtgtttgttgctgatgcagtgaagtCAGAGTCAGTGACTGAgggagaatcagtctctctgaaCTCTAGTGTCACTCAAATACAGACACATGAAGAGATTGAGTGGAAGTTTGGTGACTTTCTCATAGCTAAAGTAAAGAACAACAAAGAGAGCAAGTTTTATGATGAAAGTGCTGaagggagattcagagacagactgaaactggatcagactggatctctgaccatcatcaacagcagaaccacagactctggactttatacagtctccagcagcagcagagacACGATCAACACGATCAATCTCACTGTCTATGGTGAGGAGAGAATTACTGTCCTGTTTGATGATTTGTGTTTCTTTATGTTCAGTTTTGGTCATAGACTTTAAGAAAATAAGCATATTAATAATGTTAGACCTGAAATAACATTGCTGACTCCTTTGTTAAGGCTATAGCATTTATTCATTATATGCTGCtgaataacttttatttaatagtcctgcaaatttatttaaatacagctCAATTGTAAATGaggcataataaaaaatattctcaaatatttaacttaaaatttccatgctttattcacaaattaCATCTAATTCATCTCAATCTTCTCAGTGCCACTGTTGTCTGCTTGAACAAGTACGCTGTTCTTTCAATATCagattgtttttaaatgctCTACTTTTCAGTCTTGGTTTCTCATCTActtttaatacacatttatcTATAACATTTTTcagctcgtctgcctgttcctgtcatcagcagtaactcttcatcatcatcttcatcatcaaattgttcattgttgtgttCAGCTGTGGTGAATGtgggtcatgtgactctctcctggtacaatGGAGACAGGTCATTctccagcatcagtgtgtctgatctcagcatcagtctctctctacctctggaggtggaatatcaggatagaaacacctacagctgtgtgatCAACAATCCCATCAGAAACCAGACCAAACATCTCAACATCACTgaactctgtcacacatgtgctGCAGGTACGACAGCGCTGATATATTTGTTGAACTGATCTCTGAAGTTCTGTAGTTCAGATATAGTGTTTGTTGAAGGTTAGATTGACAGATTCATTCACTTTAACCCTTCATTGTGTCTACTCTGTATCAAGGCGAATCCTCGTTGATCATTGGACtgatttctgctgctgctgctggatcTCTGTTGATTGTAGCTGCTGTCGGGATCTTCTGCATCTGCAGGAAAACACACCAAGAGGGCAAGTATTCCTACTGCTGAGATATCTGTAAAAATACAAgtttttaaaggaacagtaAGTTTCCCTGCTAGAAGTCATGATTGTATGAGATCATATGAATGTcgtctgctgaacacaaaagaagatattttgaaaaatgttggaaaccaaacagttgacagtagctactgacttccatagtgtgGGGAAAAATACTGTTGAAGTCAATgaatgtttggttacccacaatctttaaaatatcttctactgtgttcatcagaagaaggaaattcatacaagtttggatcaacttgagggtgagcaaatactgacagaatttatttatttatttattggctaaactattcctttaatgcgCTCTTGTGTGTAGGTCTAATTTCtgacgcatctcatcccaaacctccgttactaattccaACATGTCATTTAAGAGCTAGTAATGGAGCCACTGATGTGCAGACTAATTTGGTTAGttaaaccatggttaatttgtggttaccatcGTTTAAATTGTAGGAacctttttcctcgtcgaagcagagaccaggagacgttgggatatctttcaagcagaagtttcAAGCGCTGTGCGTCGCTatagtcatccaagtccaactaaggcagtgtacttggtagttcatatacattcaagggggagggatacatagagtagaggtggagacaatctaaacaaagcatgcaaatgcagtgcaggaatcggcccattccctacatttcccagccatgatctaatcaacataacggtgtcattcaaatgcatagatgctaatccactcagtctgacagtatacaccatacctttacattatcatagagacaaaggcagagctagaaagtcatcctttttaccttaaaatgctaaatacaatgtacttcaccatagtatttcatgtgatgttatgtcaggatgtaggatcagcagatcttaaacagattcttaaatttgtaatcccacaaaatacatgattcatcatttaaacattgttcatgttttttttgtttgttttattcattattaaaacCATGGTTCATACTTTACacttcaaccaatcagaatcaagcatccCACAGCCctgtattataatattaaaataatgaaaatcagtgctgcagaaaaagcaacaataattctttatttgtcatttctgtTGAAGCAGTTCAGAGCAGTGAAGAAATCACATACGCTGATCCAACAT contains:
- the LOC127509999 gene encoding SLAM family member 5-like isoform X11, with protein sequence MPKNINDMDMFIFICLCLWSLNGVFVADAVKSESVTEGESVSLNSSVTQIQTHEEIEWKFGDFLIAKVKNNKESKFYDESAEGRFRDRLKLDQTGSLTIINSRTTDSGLYTVSSSSRDTINTINLTVYARLPVPVISSNSSSSSSSSNCSLLCSAVVNVGHVTLSWYNGDRSFSSISVSDLSISLSLPLEVEYQDRNTYSCVINNPIRNQTKHLNITELCHTCAAGESSLIIGLISAAAGSLLIVAAVGIFWICRKKTHQEVQSGEEITYADPTFYKRRAQKSRAQEEEDVVYAGVVMRH
- the LOC127509999 gene encoding SLAM family member 5-like isoform X12, with protein sequence MPKNINDMDMFIFICLCLWSLNGVFVADAVKSESVTEGESVSLNSSVTQIQTHEEIEWKFGDFLIAKVKNNKESKFYDESAEGRFRDRLKLDQTGSLTIINSRTTDSGLYTVSSSSRDTINTINLTVYARLPVPVISSNSSSSSSSSNCSLLCSAVVNVGHVTLSWYNGDRSFSSISVSDLSISLSLPLEVEYQDRNTYSCVINNPIRNQTKHLNITELCHTCAAGESSLIIGLISAAAAGSLLIVAAVGIFCICRKTHQEVQSGEEITYADPTFYKRRAQKSRAQEEEDVVYAGVVMRH
- the LOC127509999 gene encoding hepatocyte cell adhesion molecule-like isoform X17; the protein is MPKNINDMDMFIFICLCLWSLNGVFVADAVKSESVTEGESVSLNSSFTQIQTHEEIEWKFGDFLIATVNNKESKFYDESAEGRFRGRLKLDQTGSLTIINSRTTDSGLYTVSSSSRDTINTINLTVYARLPVPVISSNSSSSSSSSCSLVCSAVNVSHVTLSWFKGNSVFSSIRVSDLSSRSDLLLHLECVDDSYSCVLNNPIRNQTQHLNNTQLCHTCAADRIHCCGFTEAVIRLALSALVGVATVVVLVYDIRSRSLQQKKSVQK